A single window of Colletotrichum higginsianum IMI 349063 chromosome 8, whole genome shotgun sequence DNA harbors:
- a CDS encoding Mitochondrial carrier protein — MPFDNIKTRMQSVNARYKGMLDCAAQTLREDGVLAFWRGTSPRLVRLTLSSGITFTVYDQVVRLIKSAQADRDATDLQRV, encoded by the exons ATGCCGTTTGACAACATCAAGACGAGGATGCAGAGCGTCAACGCGCGATACAAGGGGATGCTGGACTGCGCCGCGCAGACCCTTcgcgaggacggcgtgctGGCGTTTTGGCGAGGCACGTCGCCGAGATTGGTCCGGCTGACT CTCTCGAGCGGCATCACGTTCACGGTATATGATCAGGTGGTGCGCTTGATCAAGTCGGCCCAGGCAGACCGCGACGCCACTGACCTACAGCGCGTCTAA
- a CDS encoding Mitochondrial carrier protein has product MEQSGVLTKIVAGGVAGVSETLVTYPAEFVKTRRQLHFTSSSSNGAAAATGATPNPPGSLSILRDTVARSGVRGVYSGVQALAASNAAKSGIRFLAFESTRSRLDALAGRTSVPENGHQRQPRAAWVNVVSGLAAGVAESIAVVTPGEAIKTKMIHDASSDGVGGGRFAGRGLLGAVGMLVREEGLRGLWRGLTPVLCKQGTNSAVRFTTFAMLQERVAVWWPALDGSVGSTLVLGGISGVFTV; this is encoded by the exons ATGGAACAGTCCGGTGTCTTAACCAAGATCGTAGCGGGCGGTGTTGCGGGGGTTTCAGAAACGCTCGTTACC TACCCGGCAGAGTTCGTCAAGACGCGCCGCCAGCTGCACttcacctcctcctcctccaacggcgcggcggcggcgacgggtgCGACGCCCAACCCGCCCGGCTCGCTGTCCATCCTCCGCGATACAGTCGCCCGCTCCGGCGTGAGGGGGGTCTACTCGGGCGTCCAGGCCCTCGCGGCATCCAATGCGGCAAAGTCCGGCATCCGGTTCCTCGCCTTCGAGTCCACGCGCAGCCGACTCGATGCTCTCGCCGGCCGGACCTCGGTCCCGGAAAACGGCCATCAACGGCAGCCGCGCGCCGCGTGGGTCAACGTCGTGagcggcctcgccgccggcgtggcggagagcatcgccgtcgtcacgcccggcgaggccatcaagaCCAAGATGATCCACGACGCGTCCTCGGacggggtcggcggcgggcgatTCGCGGGCCGCGGGCTCcttggcgccgtcggcatgCTGGTCCGCGAGGAAGGCCTGCGGGGCCTGTGGCGCGGGCTGACGCCGGTGCTGTGCAAGCAGGGCACCAACAGCGCCGTGCGGTTCACGACGTTCGCAATGCTCCAGGAGCGCGTCGCCGTGTGGTGGCCCGCGCTGGATGGGAGCGTGGGCAGTACGCTCGTCTTGGGCGGCATTAGCGGCGTCTTCACTGTGTAA